Genomic segment of Bacteroidota bacterium:
TTCAGTAGATGCGAGGAAATAAGGATTGTTTTCTTTTCATTCCGACTGAGATGAATGATCAGGTTTCTTACATCGGCGATCCCTTGCGGATCTAATCCATTAATAGGCTCATCGAGAATGATCAGATCAGGGTTGTTTACTAATGCAATTGCCAATCCCAACCGTTGCTTCATTCCCTGGCTGAAGGTTCTTACTTTATGATGGGCCCGTTCTGCCAGTCCTACATAATTAAGCTGGGCAATAATATCTTTTGAAGAAAGCTTTGCGCCACTAATAATACCAAATATGCGCAGGTTGTCGTATGCACTCAGATATTTATATAAATCAGGTTTTTCAATAATGGCGCCTGTCTTTCGTAAAATTTCTTTCCGGTGTTCGTATAATTTCATTCCGAAAATTTCTATTTCGCCATTATCAGGTTTTAATAATGTAAGCAACATGCGGATGGTAGTAGATTTACCTGCTCCATTCTGTCCGAGAAAACCATATACCTCACCAGCTGTCACCGTAAAGCTTAGGTTATTTACTGCGGAAATATCACCAAAAGACTTTGAAAGATTACTAACCCTGATAACTGATGACATGCAGAAATGTTTATCTGCAAAAATAAATGCTTTGTACTGTAAACAAACAGTTTATATTTTTTAAACTATTTCAATATGATAATTACACTATTGTTTCATTCTATATTATACGATGAATAATAAAAGTGTAATTACTATTTTAAAATATGATTCATCGAAAATTCACTTAGTAGTTGTACCGTTTTTAAAAGTATTTTCAACTTATAGTAAAAATATTTTTACGAAAGCTTGCAAGGATTCATACGTAGTAGTATGTTTGTTTCGCATACGGAAATCAACATAACTCTAAGAAAAAATACGGTTACTGATTTCTGAAAAATGCGAAGTACAATTCAACCCTTAGAAAATGAAAAAAATCTTTACCCTCATCGCCATTGCTTTTACAGCAATCTCTTCCAATTCACAAGTTATCTTTAACGAGATTTACACTGATCCTAGTAACGGTAACAGTGAGTTCTTTGAGTTTTATAACTCAAGTACAAGCCAGGTACCAGAAAGTATAGATAACTATACTATAGTTACCTACTACGAAGAGTCAGGCAAGTCTGGTTTTTTTGTTATGGATCTGCCCAATCAAACTATTTCTGCAAGGAGTTTTTATGTGGGTGCTCCTTCTCCAACGTTTTCAATACAGGGCAAACCGGATATTACTGCATCATTTTCATGGAACCTGATGCCAACTGGTGGTTCTATTACAAAATGGGAGAAGAGCGGCTCAGGATATATCTCAGTTGCTGTACCTAGCAATTTGCAGGATTTTTTCGTAAAAAAATCAGGCAGCGGAGCGGTACATCATATTTTAGTTTTCAAGAATGGTATTTTAGTAAATGGTCTTTTTGCAGGTAACTCACAACCTGTTATTCCTTCTTACTTTAAATTAATGCCATCTTTATTTGTTGATATGAGCGGTAGCTCACCTGATTTTACAATAAACTTTAGTGCCATCGCTGATAACCAGGTAGAACATGAAACTTCTAATACTGGTATGGATAATGGGTATATAAGATCAAGAGATGGTATGTGTGGTTATTGGGTGAAGAGTTCAAGCAGCGCCTCTTATACTCCGGGTACTTCAAATGGTTCTGCAACTGGCACATCTGGTACATTAACTGTCAATTCTTACATCAGTTATGGCGTACTACCTTCAGATCCATCAAAATTAAATTTTAGTATCACTGCTGGTCCTGCAGAAGCATTCCCGGTTGTAATTGAAGCTTATCGTGATCTGGGAATCATCGGTCAATTGGATGCAGCAGATATACTTTTCTATACCAATACTATTAACACTGCATCTCCAACAGTTTTCAATACAAATCTTATTCTCAAAGCAGACAAAGTGATGCTGGTGGCTAAATCGCCTGCAGGTTGTTATGACCAGGTAAGAGCTTTAAATAACTCAATCAACCCTTTACCAGTTAAATTAAACAACTTCCAGGGCAACAAAAACAAAAACAATGTACAGTTACAATGGAATGTAAGCACCAATGAGATTTCTAATACATTCGAAATAGAAAGAAGCACTAACGGTAAGAATTTTCAAACAGCCGCAGTAATGTTTGGTACAGAAAAAGCAGGTAATGAAACTTATAGCTTTACTGAAATGAATGAAGATGCAAAAGTTTATTACCGCCTGCGTATGACTGATAAAAGTGATGCGATCTCTTATTCAAAAGTATTAGTGTTCAACAACGCCGCATCAAACAGCAAACCACTGAATGTGATCGGCAATGTAGTAAATGATAAACTGACTTTCAGCTACGAATCAGCAGTAACAATTAAGGCT
This window contains:
- a CDS encoding ABC transporter ATP-binding protein — translated: MSSVIRVSNLSKSFGDISAVNNLSFTVTAGEVYGFLGQNGAGKSTTIRMLLTLLKPDNGEIEIFGMKLYEHRKEILRKTGAIIEKPDLYKYLSAYDNLRIFGIISGAKLSSKDIIAQLNYVGLAERAHHKVRTFSQGMKQRLGLAIALVNNPDLIILDEPINGLDPQGIADVRNLIIHLSRNEKKTILISSHLLNEMELIADSLLIIDKGEKIVEGPMQELIHPEKLKVELISTNREEAVNYIQSSSWKNSFVDVTNDIISLEMKKELIPQFNSDLVKNNILVNSLRPVHTLEDYFLYKTQH
- a CDS encoding T9SS type A sorting domain-containing protein, whose amino-acid sequence is MKKIFTLIAIAFTAISSNSQVIFNEIYTDPSNGNSEFFEFYNSSTSQVPESIDNYTIVTYYEESGKSGFFVMDLPNQTISARSFYVGAPSPTFSIQGKPDITASFSWNLMPTGGSITKWEKSGSGYISVAVPSNLQDFFVKKSGSGAVHHILVFKNGILVNGLFAGNSQPVIPSYFKLMPSLFVDMSGSSPDFTINFSAIADNQVEHETSNTGMDNGYIRSRDGMCGYWVKSSSSASYTPGTSNGSATGTSGTLTVNSYISYGVLPSDPSKLNFSITAGPAEAFPVVIEAYRDLGIIGQLDAADILFYTNTINTASPTVFNTNLILKADKVMLVAKSPAGCYDQVRALNNSINPLPVKLNNFQGNKNKNNVQLQWNVSTNEISNTFEIERSTNGKNFQTAAVMFGTEKAGNETYSFTEMNEDAKVYYRLRMTDKSDAISYSKVLVFNNAASNSKPLNVIGNVVNDKLTFSYESAVTIKAEIRILDMNGKIVAKQTLNTNKGNNLASISMPSSLNNGMYLAVLTVENSNSTAKFIKQ